A genomic region of Caenorhabditis elegans chromosome V contains the following coding sequences:
- the Y50D4C.12 gene encoding uncharacterized protein (Confirmed by transcript evidence) → MRETLTDCCCCCC, encoded by the coding sequence ATGCGTGAAACACTGACCGAttgctgttgctgctgctgttga
- the unc-34 gene encoding WH1 domain-containing protein (Confirmed by transcript evidence), translated as MSSEACIATAMARVMTYNESTKGWVLLGGNDDSMTNVRLIQDIRRPEFRIVSNRADSTNILNCNIYRGIKYHKATPMFHQWRTEQRRVYGLNFENEQDATMFLSIVLQAIETLKVHDMNGISDYQQMHQVDNVYQDPHQHLMHIHSAPNFHDENQNAANFRKTSQHASSLLSSTAAALTQQQRRASQSSSTSAGSSIPHAPPPPVPLTSNIPQAPPAPPPPIGGIAPVNAHGAPPPPPLPPVGAGAPPPPPPPPPPAQLMASSGTPSLAEQLKMRSQQGLKATSNGVKAAAAEPEKPAAKGAGNLMSELEAQLNKRKMTQAKSDAVDSKSNTSNGSSDSGCGTATSTNGCGSSNGGSVGSAAAKKWSVSDATKPMDSPKTHRKLPSASSLFSQEDSSSSSSSTLTPSKPTTNGTSSAIPNDLLERLRADIMVEMRLEMNKLEQRIVEANDRAVDRAVETILNAIGGRR; from the exons ATGAG tagCGAAGCATGTATCGCGACGGCAATGGCCCGAGTGATGACCTACAACGAATCGACAAAAGGATGGGTACTACTCGGCGGAAATGATGATTCAATGACAAATGTTCGCCTAATCCAAGACATTCGGCGACCCGAGTTTCGGATTGTATCCAACCGCGCTGACAGCACGAATATCTTGAATTGTAATATTTATCGAGGAATCAAATATCACAAGGCCACACCAATGTTTCATCAATGGCGTACCGAACAGCGGCGGGTGTATGGGCTGAATTTCGAGAATGAACAGGATGCGACAATGTTTTTAAGCATTGTGTTACAGGCGATTGAGACGTTGAAAGTTCATGATATGAATGGAATTAGTGATTATCAACAGATGCATC aagtCGACAATGTCTATCAGGATCCCCACCAGCACCTAATGCACATTCACTCGGCGCCGAATTTTCACGATGAGAATCAGAATGCCGCGAATTTTCg aaaaacgtcCCAACACGCCTCGAGCCTCCTCTCCAGTACTGCAGCAGCACTAACACAACAACAACGTCGAGCCTCTCAAAGTTCAAGTACAAGTGCCGGATCTTCAATTCCCCatgctccaccaccaccagttCCACTTACCAGTAACATTCCACAGGCTCCACCAGCTCCACCTCCTCCAATCGGTGGTATTGCTCCGGTAAATGCTCACGgagctccaccaccaccaccacttcCTCCAGTTGGTGCAGGTGCTCCACCGCCACCTCCGCCACCTCCACCGCCAGCACAGTTGATGGCCTCCAGTGGAACGCCGAGTCTCGCAGAacagctgaaaatgagaagtCAGCAGGGCCTGAAAGCGACGAGTAATGGGGTTAAAGCTGCCGCTGCAGAGCCCGAGAAGCCTGCTGCGAAAGGAG ccggCAATCTAATGTCCGAATTGGAGGCTCAACTAAATAAGCGAAAAATGACACAAGCGAAATCGGATGCAGTTGATTCGAAATCAAATACGAGCAATGGATCATCGGATAGCGGATGTGGTACGGCGACGTCGACGAATGGATGTGGATCATCGAATGGTGGATCGGTTGGATCGGCGGCCGCCAAAAAATGGTCTGTTTCAGATGCAACGAAGCCCATGGATAGTCCGAAGACGCAtagaaa acttCCATCCGCCTCATCACTATTCTCACAAGAAgattcatcatcatcatcatcatctacGCTGACACCTTCAAAACCAACAACAAATGGAACGTCATCGGCGATTCCGAATGATCTACTCGAGAG ACTCCGCGCTGACATAATGGTCGAAATGCGACTGGAGATGAACAAGCTCGAGCAACGAATCGTCGAGGCCAACGATCGGGCCGTCGATCGGGCCGTCGAGACTATTTTGAACGCGATTGGTGGCCGTCGATAG
- the unc-34 gene encoding WH1 domain-containing protein (Confirmed by transcript evidence): MSSEACIATAMARVMTYNESTKGWVLLGGNDDSMTNVRLIQDIRRPEFRIVSNRADSTNILNCNIYRGIKYHKATPMFHQWRTEQRRVYGLNFENEQDATMFLSIVLQAIETLKVHDMNGISDYQQMHQVDNVYQDPHQHLMHIHSAPNFHDENQNAANFRKTSQHASSLLSSTAAALTQQQRRASQSSSTSAGSSIPHAPPPPVPLTSNIPQAPPAPPPPIGGIAPVNAHGAPPPPPLPPVGAGAPPPPPPPPPPAQLMASSGTPSLAEQLKMRSQQGLKATSNGVKAAAAEPEKPAAKGGKNIGKCVKFLEKIEFFSLVFQR; encoded by the exons ATGAG tagCGAAGCATGTATCGCGACGGCAATGGCCCGAGTGATGACCTACAACGAATCGACAAAAGGATGGGTACTACTCGGCGGAAATGATGATTCAATGACAAATGTTCGCCTAATCCAAGACATTCGGCGACCCGAGTTTCGGATTGTATCCAACCGCGCTGACAGCACGAATATCTTGAATTGTAATATTTATCGAGGAATCAAATATCACAAGGCCACACCAATGTTTCATCAATGGCGTACCGAACAGCGGCGGGTGTATGGGCTGAATTTCGAGAATGAACAGGATGCGACAATGTTTTTAAGCATTGTGTTACAGGCGATTGAGACGTTGAAAGTTCATGATATGAATGGAATTAGTGATTATCAACAGATGCATC aagtCGACAATGTCTATCAGGATCCCCACCAGCACCTAATGCACATTCACTCGGCGCCGAATTTTCACGATGAGAATCAGAATGCCGCGAATTTTCg aaaaacgtcCCAACACGCCTCGAGCCTCCTCTCCAGTACTGCAGCAGCACTAACACAACAACAACGTCGAGCCTCTCAAAGTTCAAGTACAAGTGCCGGATCTTCAATTCCCCatgctccaccaccaccagttCCACTTACCAGTAACATTCCACAGGCTCCACCAGCTCCACCTCCTCCAATCGGTGGTATTGCTCCGGTAAATGCTCACGgagctccaccaccaccaccacttcCTCCAGTTGGTGCAGGTGCTCCACCGCCACCTCCGCCACCTCCACCGCCAGCACAGTTGATGGCCTCCAGTGGAACGCCGAGTCTCGCAGAacagctgaaaatgagaagtCAGCAGGGCCTGAAAGCGACGAGTAATGGGGTTAAAGCTGCCGCTGCAGAGCCCGAGAAGCCTGCTGCGAAAGGAGgtaaaaatattggaaaatgtgtaaaatttctggaaaaaattgaatttttttctctggtttttcagagataa
- the unc-34 gene encoding WH1 domain-containing protein (Confirmed by transcript evidence), which yields MARVMTYNESTKGWVLLGGNDDSMTNVRLIQDIRRPEFRIVSNRADSTNILNCNIYRGIKYHKATPMFHQWRTEQRRVYGLNFENEQDATMFLSIVLQAIETLKVHDMNGISDYQQMHQVDNVYQDPHQHLMHIHSAPNFHDENQNAANFRKTSQHASSLLSSTAAALTQQQRRASQSSSTSAGSSIPHAPPPPVPLTSNIPQAPPAPPPPIGGIAPVNAHGAPPPPPLPPVGAGAPPPPPPPPPPAQLMASSGTPSLAEQLKMRSQQGLKATSNGVKAAAAEPEKPAAKGAGNLMSELEAQLNKRKMTQAKSDAVDSKSNTSNGSSDSGCGTATSTNGCGSSNGGSVGSAAAKKWSVSDATKPMDSPKTHRKLPSASSLFSQEDSSSSSSSTLTPSKPTTNGTSSAIPNDLLERLRADIMVEMRLEMNKLEQRIVEANDRAVDRAVETILNAIGGRR from the exons ATGGCCCGAGTGATGACCTACAACGAATCGACAAAAGGATGGGTACTACTCGGCGGAAATGATGATTCAATGACAAATGTTCGCCTAATCCAAGACATTCGGCGACCCGAGTTTCGGATTGTATCCAACCGCGCTGACAGCACGAATATCTTGAATTGTAATATTTATCGAGGAATCAAATATCACAAGGCCACACCAATGTTTCATCAATGGCGTACCGAACAGCGGCGGGTGTATGGGCTGAATTTCGAGAATGAACAGGATGCGACAATGTTTTTAAGCATTGTGTTACAGGCGATTGAGACGTTGAAAGTTCATGATATGAATGGAATTAGTGATTATCAACAGATGCATC aagtCGACAATGTCTATCAGGATCCCCACCAGCACCTAATGCACATTCACTCGGCGCCGAATTTTCACGATGAGAATCAGAATGCCGCGAATTTTCg aaaaacgtcCCAACACGCCTCGAGCCTCCTCTCCAGTACTGCAGCAGCACTAACACAACAACAACGTCGAGCCTCTCAAAGTTCAAGTACAAGTGCCGGATCTTCAATTCCCCatgctccaccaccaccagttCCACTTACCAGTAACATTCCACAGGCTCCACCAGCTCCACCTCCTCCAATCGGTGGTATTGCTCCGGTAAATGCTCACGgagctccaccaccaccaccacttcCTCCAGTTGGTGCAGGTGCTCCACCGCCACCTCCGCCACCTCCACCGCCAGCACAGTTGATGGCCTCCAGTGGAACGCCGAGTCTCGCAGAacagctgaaaatgagaagtCAGCAGGGCCTGAAAGCGACGAGTAATGGGGTTAAAGCTGCCGCTGCAGAGCCCGAGAAGCCTGCTGCGAAAGGAG ccggCAATCTAATGTCCGAATTGGAGGCTCAACTAAATAAGCGAAAAATGACACAAGCGAAATCGGATGCAGTTGATTCGAAATCAAATACGAGCAATGGATCATCGGATAGCGGATGTGGTACGGCGACGTCGACGAATGGATGTGGATCATCGAATGGTGGATCGGTTGGATCGGCGGCCGCCAAAAAATGGTCTGTTTCAGATGCAACGAAGCCCATGGATAGTCCGAAGACGCAtagaaa acttCCATCCGCCTCATCACTATTCTCACAAGAAgattcatcatcatcatcatcatctacGCTGACACCTTCAAAACCAACAACAAATGGAACGTCATCGGCGATTCCGAATGATCTACTCGAGAG ACTCCGCGCTGACATAATGGTCGAAATGCGACTGGAGATGAACAAGCTCGAGCAACGAATCGTCGAGGCCAACGATCGGGCCGTCGATCGGGCCGTCGAGACTATTTTGAACGCGATTGGTGGCCGTCGATAG
- the unc-34 gene encoding WH1 domain-containing protein (Confirmed by transcript evidence) produces the protein MTYNESTKGWVLLGGNDDSMTNVRLIQDIRRPEFRIVSNRADSTNILNCNIYRGIKYHKATPMFHQWRTEQRRVYGLNFENEQDATMFLSIVLQAIETLKVHDMNGISDYQQMHQVDNVYQDPHQHLMHIHSAPNFHDENQNAANFRKTSQHASSLLSSTAAALTQQQRRASQSSSTSAGSSIPHAPPPPVPLTSNIPQAPPAPPPPIGGIAPVNAHGAPPPPPLPPVGAGAPPPPPPPPPPAQLMASSGTPSLAEQLKMRSQQGLKATSNGVKAAAAEPEKPAAKGGKNIGKCVKFLEKIEFFSLVFQR, from the exons ATGACCTACAACGAATCGACAAAAGGATGGGTACTACTCGGCGGAAATGATGATTCAATGACAAATGTTCGCCTAATCCAAGACATTCGGCGACCCGAGTTTCGGATTGTATCCAACCGCGCTGACAGCACGAATATCTTGAATTGTAATATTTATCGAGGAATCAAATATCACAAGGCCACACCAATGTTTCATCAATGGCGTACCGAACAGCGGCGGGTGTATGGGCTGAATTTCGAGAATGAACAGGATGCGACAATGTTTTTAAGCATTGTGTTACAGGCGATTGAGACGTTGAAAGTTCATGATATGAATGGAATTAGTGATTATCAACAGATGCATC aagtCGACAATGTCTATCAGGATCCCCACCAGCACCTAATGCACATTCACTCGGCGCCGAATTTTCACGATGAGAATCAGAATGCCGCGAATTTTCg aaaaacgtcCCAACACGCCTCGAGCCTCCTCTCCAGTACTGCAGCAGCACTAACACAACAACAACGTCGAGCCTCTCAAAGTTCAAGTACAAGTGCCGGATCTTCAATTCCCCatgctccaccaccaccagttCCACTTACCAGTAACATTCCACAGGCTCCACCAGCTCCACCTCCTCCAATCGGTGGTATTGCTCCGGTAAATGCTCACGgagctccaccaccaccaccacttcCTCCAGTTGGTGCAGGTGCTCCACCGCCACCTCCGCCACCTCCACCGCCAGCACAGTTGATGGCCTCCAGTGGAACGCCGAGTCTCGCAGAacagctgaaaatgagaagtCAGCAGGGCCTGAAAGCGACGAGTAATGGGGTTAAAGCTGCCGCTGCAGAGCCCGAGAAGCCTGCTGCGAAAGGAGgtaaaaatattggaaaatgtgtaaaatttctggaaaaaattgaatttttttctctggtttttcagagataa
- the unc-34 gene encoding VASP tetramerization domain-containing protein (Confirmed by transcript evidence) has translation MHIHSAPNFHDENQNAANFRKTSQHASSLLSSTAAALTQQQRRASQSSSTSAGSSIPHAPPPPVPLTSNIPQAPPAPPPPIGGIAPVNAHGAPPPPPLPPVGAGAPPPPPPPPPPAQLMASSGTPSLAEQLKMRSQQGLKATSNGVKAAAAEPEKPAAKGAGNLMSELEAQLNKRKMTQAKSDAVDSKSNTSNGSSDSGCGTATSTNGCGSSNGGSVGSAAAKKWSVSDATKPMDSPKTHRKLPSASSLFSQEDSSSSSSSTLTPSKPTTNGTSSAIPNDLLERLRADIMVEMRLEMNKLEQRIVEANDRAVDRAVETILNAIGGRR, from the exons ATGCACATTCACTCGGCGCCGAATTTTCACGATGAGAATCAGAATGCCGCGAATTTTCg aaaaacgtcCCAACACGCCTCGAGCCTCCTCTCCAGTACTGCAGCAGCACTAACACAACAACAACGTCGAGCCTCTCAAAGTTCAAGTACAAGTGCCGGATCTTCAATTCCCCatgctccaccaccaccagttCCACTTACCAGTAACATTCCACAGGCTCCACCAGCTCCACCTCCTCCAATCGGTGGTATTGCTCCGGTAAATGCTCACGgagctccaccaccaccaccacttcCTCCAGTTGGTGCAGGTGCTCCACCGCCACCTCCGCCACCTCCACCGCCAGCACAGTTGATGGCCTCCAGTGGAACGCCGAGTCTCGCAGAacagctgaaaatgagaagtCAGCAGGGCCTGAAAGCGACGAGTAATGGGGTTAAAGCTGCCGCTGCAGAGCCCGAGAAGCCTGCTGCGAAAGGAG ccggCAATCTAATGTCCGAATTGGAGGCTCAACTAAATAAGCGAAAAATGACACAAGCGAAATCGGATGCAGTTGATTCGAAATCAAATACGAGCAATGGATCATCGGATAGCGGATGTGGTACGGCGACGTCGACGAATGGATGTGGATCATCGAATGGTGGATCGGTTGGATCGGCGGCCGCCAAAAAATGGTCTGTTTCAGATGCAACGAAGCCCATGGATAGTCCGAAGACGCAtagaaa acttCCATCCGCCTCATCACTATTCTCACAAGAAgattcatcatcatcatcatcatctacGCTGACACCTTCAAAACCAACAACAAATGGAACGTCATCGGCGATTCCGAATGATCTACTCGAGAG ACTCCGCGCTGACATAATGGTCGAAATGCGACTGGAGATGAACAAGCTCGAGCAACGAATCGTCGAGGCCAACGATCGGGCCGTCGATCGGGCCGTCGAGACTATTTTGAACGCGATTGGTGGCCGTCGATAG
- the unc-34 gene encoding VASP tetramerization domain-containing protein (Confirmed by transcript evidence): MASSGTPSLAEQLKMRSQQGLKATSNGVKAAAAEPEKPAAKGAGNLMSELEAQLNKRKMTQAKSDAVDSKSNTSNGSSDSGCGTATSTNGCGSSNGGSVGSAAAKKWSVSDATKPMDSPKTHRKLPSASSLFSQEDSSSSSSSTLTPSKPTTNGTSSAIPNDLLERLRADIMVEMRLEMNKLEQRIVEANDRAVDRAVETILNAIGGRR, from the exons ATGGCCTCCAGTGGAACGCCGAGTCTCGCAGAacagctgaaaatgagaagtCAGCAGGGCCTGAAAGCGACGAGTAATGGGGTTAAAGCTGCCGCTGCAGAGCCCGAGAAGCCTGCTGCGAAAGGAG ccggCAATCTAATGTCCGAATTGGAGGCTCAACTAAATAAGCGAAAAATGACACAAGCGAAATCGGATGCAGTTGATTCGAAATCAAATACGAGCAATGGATCATCGGATAGCGGATGTGGTACGGCGACGTCGACGAATGGATGTGGATCATCGAATGGTGGATCGGTTGGATCGGCGGCCGCCAAAAAATGGTCTGTTTCAGATGCAACGAAGCCCATGGATAGTCCGAAGACGCAtagaaa acttCCATCCGCCTCATCACTATTCTCACAAGAAgattcatcatcatcatcatcatctacGCTGACACCTTCAAAACCAACAACAAATGGAACGTCATCGGCGATTCCGAATGATCTACTCGAGAG ACTCCGCGCTGACATAATGGTCGAAATGCGACTGGAGATGAACAAGCTCGAGCAACGAATCGTCGAGGCCAACGATCGGGCCGTCGATCGGGCCGTCGAGACTATTTTGAACGCGATTGGTGGCCGTCGATAG
- the unc-34 gene encoding VASP_tetra domain-containing protein (Confirmed by transcript evidence) gives MSELEAQLNKRKMTQAKSDAVDSKSNTSNGSSDSGCGTATSTNGCGSSNGGSVGSAAAKKWSVSDATKPMDSPKTHRKLPSASSLFSQEDSSSSSSSTLTPSKPTTNGTSSAIPNDLLERLRADIMVEMRLEMNKLEQRIVEANDRAVDRAVETILNAIGGRR, from the exons ATGTCCGAATTGGAGGCTCAACTAAATAAGCGAAAAATGACACAAGCGAAATCGGATGCAGTTGATTCGAAATCAAATACGAGCAATGGATCATCGGATAGCGGATGTGGTACGGCGACGTCGACGAATGGATGTGGATCATCGAATGGTGGATCGGTTGGATCGGCGGCCGCCAAAAAATGGTCTGTTTCAGATGCAACGAAGCCCATGGATAGTCCGAAGACGCAtagaaa acttCCATCCGCCTCATCACTATTCTCACAAGAAgattcatcatcatcatcatcatctacGCTGACACCTTCAAAACCAACAACAAATGGAACGTCATCGGCGATTCCGAATGATCTACTCGAGAG ACTCCGCGCTGACATAATGGTCGAAATGCGACTGGAGATGAACAAGCTCGAGCAACGAATCGTCGAGGCCAACGATCGGGCCGTCGATCGGGCCGTCGAGACTATTTTGAACGCGATTGGTGGCCGTCGATAG
- the Y50D4C.5 gene encoding Drf_GBD domain-containing protein (Confirmed by transcript evidence): MRRVWSINRELQDLNSEMGMASLTIQNANEFLPYLEMRRNELLSNNPPNHPANPPFQTTGASFV, encoded by the coding sequence ATGCGTCGAGTATGGAGCATCAATCGTGAACTTCAGGACCTCAATTCGGAGATGGGAATGGCATCGTTGACGATTCAGAATGCAAACGAATTCCTTCCATATCTGGAAATGCGTCGAAACGAGCTTCTCTCGAATAATCCGCCGAATCATCCCGCAAACCCCCCGTTTCAGACAACCGGTGCTAGctttgtctaa